One window from the genome of bacterium encodes:
- a CDS encoding glycosyltransferase, which translates to MTGLHANRVSIVIPVFNKRELTEACLDALRRHAPAGVEIVVVDNGSTDGSAAWLRNLHERGEIRAVLNPENLG; encoded by the coding sequence ATGACCGGCCTGCACGCCAATCGCGTCTCGATCGTCATTCCCGTGTTCAACAAGCGCGAGCTGACCGAGGCCTGTCTCGACGCGCTGCGACGCCACGCGCCGGCGGGAGTCGAGATCGTCGTGGTGGACAACGGCTCGACCGACGGTTCGGCGGCGTGGTTGCGGAACCTGCACGAGCGCGGCGAGATCCGCGCCGTGCTGAACCCGGAGAACCTCGGCTT
- a CDS encoding PDZ domain-containing protein: MSMRSWPLAVLILLAAGLPAAAAEFDAQDMRLLRNPDLHGGTIVFVQGGDIWTVPAAGGEARRLTTHVGFESQPKFSPDGKWIAFSGDYDGNRDVYVIPAAGGEPRRLTWHPLGDRLIDWQPDGKAVRFQSSRTSFTMREQQLWTVPLAGGLPEMLPLPEGGLSSWSPDGRRLAYNRITSEGRTWKRYQGGMAQDIWIHDFDKNTTTRITDWPGAENYPMWHGDTIYFTSDRTGRLQIWAYDTVGGGFRQVTDHPEYDVKEPSLGDDAIVYENGGWLHVLDLATGKSRQVTVAVRDDFFRTRPAFVEASGRITGSGLGPDAQRAVFSARGEIFTVPAEKGDVRNLTGTPAVNEILPAWSPDGKWIAYFGDADGEYELTLRRGDGSGEERRLTSGSGTYYVGLNWSPDSRKLLTYDAAMMLRWVDADSGEQHDIGRSPTERSFDAQWSPDSRWVAFAEAEDNDFSSIFLFDTEKGTRTRVTTSMTDDTSPTFSPDGKYLYFASERSFQPRFGPYDQVPHWNETTCLYLTTLQADAPHPFPPESDEVAVEGEEDGKDEDKAEDGKKDDQEKKNDQEKKDGEGKDGDKAKVEPTVIDLEGIGNRIVGLDVPPGNYRNLAAAEGKLFYLKAGPDGDDNQIMVFDLEKREAETVLAKADGFELDAKGAKLLYREGKTYGIVAAAADQKPAEKPLRVAEMKARSDPRAEWRQMFHDAWRLESDFFYDPGMHGVDWDRMHERYGQLVPYVTDRRDLDYILGELIGELGAGHAYVNGSDEAPKAKAVGVGLLGADLRLDAGSGRYRLVNILTERDWNEDQRTPLFGPGIDVREGDYLLAVDGKPLQAPTNPYSLFENRVDVRTVLTVADKPDGEKREVAVLPIASETGLRYVRWVEGNRRKVAELSGGKVGYLHLPDTAVDGVQAFAQAYYPQVRQEGLIIDERFNSGGFIPDFLLNILGQDFLNLWKPRYGQDWRTPGTAFHGPLVMVSNSHAGSGGDALPYYFKKYGLGKVVGTRTWGGLIGISSRIQLMDGGLVTFPEFGLFNLEGEWDVENHGVDPDIVVENLPEDVNRGRDPQLERAVQEVLAAMKDRPALPGAPAFPRDR, encoded by the coding sequence ATGAGCATGCGTTCCTGGCCCCTGGCCGTCCTGATCCTGCTCGCAGCGGGGCTGCCCGCCGCCGCCGCCGAATTCGACGCGCAGGACATGCGCCTGCTGCGCAACCCCGACCTCCACGGCGGCACCATCGTGTTCGTCCAGGGCGGCGACATCTGGACGGTCCCGGCCGCGGGCGGCGAGGCCCGCCGTCTCACCACCCACGTCGGCTTCGAGTCGCAGCCCAAGTTCTCCCCGGACGGGAAGTGGATCGCGTTCTCGGGCGACTACGACGGCAATCGGGACGTCTACGTGATCCCCGCCGCCGGCGGCGAGCCCCGGCGCCTCACCTGGCACCCGCTGGGCGACCGGCTCATCGACTGGCAGCCCGACGGCAAGGCGGTGCGCTTCCAGAGTTCGCGCACCAGCTTCACGATGCGCGAGCAGCAGCTCTGGACGGTGCCGCTCGCGGGCGGCCTGCCGGAGATGCTGCCCCTGCCCGAGGGCGGCCTGTCGAGCTGGTCGCCGGACGGCCGCCGCCTCGCCTACAACCGCATCACCTCGGAGGGCCGCACCTGGAAGCGCTACCAGGGCGGCATGGCCCAGGACATCTGGATCCACGATTTCGACAAGAACACCACGACCCGGATCACCGACTGGCCCGGCGCCGAGAACTACCCGATGTGGCACGGCGACACGATCTACTTCACCAGCGACCGCACCGGCCGCCTCCAGATCTGGGCCTACGACACCGTGGGCGGAGGCTTCCGGCAGGTGACCGACCACCCCGAGTACGACGTCAAGGAACCGAGCCTCGGCGACGACGCCATCGTCTACGAGAACGGCGGCTGGCTGCACGTGCTGGACCTCGCGACCGGGAAGTCGCGCCAGGTGACCGTGGCCGTGCGCGACGACTTCTTCCGCACGCGGCCGGCCTTCGTGGAGGCGTCGGGCCGCATCACCGGCTCCGGCCTCGGACCCGACGCGCAGCGGGCCGTCTTCTCGGCCCGCGGCGAGATCTTCACCGTCCCGGCGGAGAAGGGCGACGTGCGCAACCTCACCGGCACCCCCGCGGTGAACGAGATCCTGCCCGCTTGGTCGCCGGACGGCAAGTGGATCGCCTACTTCGGCGACGCCGACGGCGAGTACGAACTGACCCTGCGCCGCGGCGACGGCAGCGGCGAGGAGCGCCGGCTGACCTCGGGCAGCGGCACCTACTACGTCGGGCTGAACTGGTCGCCCGACAGCCGCAAGCTCCTGACCTACGACGCCGCCATGATGCTGCGCTGGGTCGACGCCGACAGCGGCGAGCAGCACGACATCGGCCGCAGCCCCACCGAGCGCAGCTTCGACGCGCAGTGGAGCCCGGACAGCCGCTGGGTGGCCTTCGCCGAGGCCGAGGACAACGACTTCTCCTCGATCTTCCTCTTCGACACCGAGAAGGGCACGCGGACCCGCGTCACCACCTCGATGACCGACGACACGTCGCCCACGTTCTCCCCCGACGGGAAGTACCTGTACTTCGCCTCGGAGCGCAGCTTCCAGCCCCGCTTCGGCCCCTACGACCAGGTCCCCCACTGGAACGAGACGACCTGCCTGTACCTGACGACCCTGCAGGCCGACGCGCCGCACCCCTTCCCGCCCGAGAGCGACGAGGTCGCCGTCGAGGGCGAGGAGGACGGGAAGGACGAAGACAAGGCCGAAGACGGCAAGAAGGACGACCAAGAGAAGAAGAACGACCAAGAGAAGAAGGACGGCGAAGGGAAGGACGGCGACAAGGCGAAGGTCGAGCCCACGGTCATCGACCTCGAGGGCATCGGCAACCGCATCGTCGGCCTGGACGTACCGCCCGGCAACTACCGGAACCTGGCCGCGGCCGAGGGCAAGCTGTTCTACCTGAAGGCCGGGCCGGACGGCGACGACAACCAGATCATGGTCTTCGACCTCGAGAAGCGCGAGGCCGAGACCGTGCTCGCCAAGGCCGACGGGTTCGAGCTGGACGCCAAGGGCGCGAAGCTCCTCTACCGGGAAGGCAAGACCTACGGCATCGTCGCCGCGGCCGCCGACCAGAAGCCGGCCGAGAAGCCGCTGCGCGTCGCGGAGATGAAGGCCCGCAGCGACCCCCGCGCCGAGTGGCGGCAGATGTTCCACGACGCCTGGCGCCTGGAGAGCGACTTCTTCTACGACCCGGGCATGCACGGCGTCGACTGGGACCGCATGCACGAGCGCTACGGCCAGCTGGTCCCCTACGTGACCGACCGCCGCGACCTGGACTACATCCTGGGCGAGCTGATCGGCGAGCTGGGCGCCGGCCACGCCTACGTCAACGGCAGCGACGAAGCGCCGAAGGCCAAGGCGGTGGGCGTCGGCCTGCTGGGCGCCGACCTCCGGCTCGACGCCGGCTCGGGCCGCTACCGGCTGGTGAACATCCTGACCGAGCGCGACTGGAACGAGGACCAGCGCACGCCCCTGTTCGGACCGGGCATCGACGTGCGCGAAGGCGATTACCTGCTGGCCGTGGACGGCAAGCCGCTGCAGGCCCCGACGAACCCCTACTCCCTGTTCGAGAACAGGGTCGACGTCCGCACCGTCCTGACCGTGGCTGACAAGCCCGACGGCGAGAAGCGCGAAGTCGCCGTCCTGCCGATCGCCTCGGAGACCGGGCTGCGCTACGTCCGCTGGGTCGAGGGCAACCGCCGCAAGGTGGCCGAGCTGTCGGGCGGCAAGGTCGGCTACCTCCACCTGCCCGACACCGCGGTCGACGGCGTGCAGGCCTTCGCCCAGGCCTACTACCCGCAGGTGCGCCAGGAGGGCCTGATCATCGACGAGCGCTTCAACAGCGGCGGCTTCATCCCCGACTTCCTGCTGAACATCCTGGGCCAGGACTTCCTGAATCTCTGGAAGCCCCGCTACGGCCAGGACTGGCGCACGCCGGGCACGGCCTTCCACGGGCCGCTGGTCATGGTCAGCAACTCGCACGCCGGCTCGGGCGGCGACGCCCTGCCCTACTACTTCAAGAAGTACGGGCTGGGCAAGGTCGTCGGCACCCGCACCTGGGGCGGCCTGATCGGCATCAGCAGCCGGATCCAGCTGATGGACGGCGGGCTGGTGACCTTCCCCGAGTTCGGCCTGTTCAACCTCGAGGGCGAGTGGGACGTCGAGAACCACGGCGTCGATCCCGACATCGTGGTCGAGAACCTGCCCGAGGACGTCAACCGCGGTCGCGACCCGCAGCTCGAACGGGCGGTGCAGGAGGTGCTGGCGGCGATGAAGGATCGGCCGGCGCTGCCTGGGGCCCCCGCTTTCCCGCGGGACAGGTAG